A region of Methanocorpusculum labreanum Z DNA encodes the following proteins:
- the dcd gene encoding dCTP deaminase produces MVLSSSIIRTRLKEGSLGIDPFAEESLQPSSYDLRSAEDITITKGELTLVPTMEFVSLPEDLCATLWGRSSFGRKGVVLGAGYIDPGFRGNLTLCMANYGPEDIQVTKGMRVVQMLIHTVEGKVENTYNGNYQDSYGVVKSKI; encoded by the coding sequence ATGGTTCTTTCTTCATCAATAATCAGGACACGCCTTAAAGAGGGATCTCTTGGAATAGATCCTTTCGCCGAAGAATCGCTGCAGCCCTCCTCATACGATCTCAGAAGCGCTGAAGATATCACAATAACAAAAGGAGAGTTAACCCTCGTTCCAACGATGGAGTTCGTCAGCCTCCCGGAAGATCTCTGCGCAACACTCTGGGGAAGATCATCGTTCGGGAGAAAAGGCGTCGTTCTTGGAGCCGGGTATATCGACCCGGGATTTCGCGGGAACCTGACATTATGTATGGCAAATTACGGGCCTGAAGACATCCAGGTAACCAAAGGTATGCGAGTCGTACAAATGCTCATCCACACCGTTGAAGGCAAAGTGGAAAATACCTACAACGGAAATTATCAGGATAGTTACGGCGTAGTGAAATCAAAAATTTAA
- a CDS encoding RNA-guided pseudouridylation complex pseudouridine synthase subunit Cbf5, protein MGYTGIILVDKPRGPTSHQVAAWVGKMLKSDVGHSGTLDPMVSGVLVVMLGKAVRLAPLLLQHEKEYVACMRLHADIPRERVEEVVKQFTGRVYQRPPRRSAVKRALRIRVIYRIELIDMQDRLVLLKIRCEAGTYIRSVCVHIGNVLGCGGQMIELRRTKSGGFSCDEAHTLHEIRDAVELKDEAALSAMILPPEQAIGDIPKIVIRDKAAKAVANGAMLAGVGAISVEKFSRGQSVALITQSGKLIALAESLFDSDKIDCGKPGLIARSTRVFATPNSVT, encoded by the coding sequence ATGGGATATACCGGGATCATTTTGGTTGACAAGCCGAGAGGGCCCACGAGTCATCAGGTTGCTGCCTGGGTCGGCAAGATGCTGAAGTCGGACGTCGGTCATTCGGGAACACTCGATCCGATGGTCTCGGGGGTTCTTGTCGTAATGCTTGGTAAAGCAGTGAGACTGGCTCCCCTCCTGCTTCAGCATGAAAAAGAGTACGTTGCATGCATGCGTCTCCATGCAGATATCCCGCGTGAACGCGTCGAAGAGGTCGTAAAGCAGTTCACCGGCAGAGTTTATCAGCGGCCGCCGAGACGGTCTGCAGTAAAACGTGCCCTTCGCATTCGGGTGATCTACAGAATCGAACTCATCGATATGCAGGACAGACTGGTTCTCCTGAAAATCAGGTGCGAAGCGGGAACTTATATCAGGTCGGTTTGCGTCCACATCGGCAATGTTCTCGGCTGCGGCGGTCAGATGATAGAACTGCGCAGAACAAAATCCGGCGGATTTTCATGCGACGAGGCACACACTCTGCACGAGATTCGCGATGCAGTGGAACTGAAAGATGAAGCGGCACTTTCGGCGATGATTCTTCCTCCTGAGCAGGCAATTGGGGATATCCCAAAGATTGTGATTCGCGACAAAGCGGCAAAGGCAGTTGCTAATGGAGCAATGCTCGCCGGAGTCGGCGCTATATCGGTGGAAAAATTTTCACGCGGGCAGAGTGTTGCTCTGATTACGCAAAGCGGAAAGCTCATCGCTCTTGCCGAATCTCTTTTTGATTCGGACAAAATCGATTGCGGGAAACCCGGTCTGATTGCGAGATCAACACGCGTGTTCGCGACCCCCAACTCAGTAACTTAA
- a CDS encoding RNA-binding domain-containing protein: MNPESNITEYKREHPTSIERMEKDVVAFLNSEGGTVYFGIDDNGDILHIPDIDDLQLKLKDRIKNNISQPALDYCKITIEIRDSHYIVVLTIQAGWEKPFYLKKYGMTPKGCFKRAGSASEPMNAGEIESIFAKRVRNSLKNIPSPRQDLTFRQLNIYYDGKGKVLNDYFLLNLKLLIDDGKFNYAAYLLADENDNSVKFAKYADDTRADLISNEEYGCCCLVKIFERISDRLIAENTTFTKITMKRRLSRKLIDTAALREAVLNALLHNDYANFSYPKIEFFSNRVEITSMGGLPYGLSEEAFFSGASNPRNQELMRVFRDLGVVEELGSGVPRILKAYGKEVFQINESFIRVTLPFTKDFEATVLKESPGEVPHSCLNLGINEKKILALISGNPNITAQELSRDIGISERSVRYILANLKQKNIIHRKGSDRTGSWEILN, encoded by the coding sequence ATGAATCCCGAATCCAACATAACTGAATATAAACGTGAACATCCCACATCAATCGAGAGAATGGAAAAGGATGTCGTCGCTTTCTTAAATAGCGAGGGAGGGACAGTCTATTTTGGAATAGACGACAACGGAGATATCCTTCATATTCCAGATATTGATGATTTGCAGTTAAAATTGAAAGATAGGATTAAAAATAACATCTCTCAACCTGCATTAGATTATTGTAAGATAACAATTGAAATACGCGACTCACACTATATCGTTGTTCTGACTATTCAGGCAGGATGGGAAAAGCCATTTTATCTGAAGAAATACGGGATGACACCGAAAGGCTGTTTCAAACGTGCCGGTAGCGCATCAGAACCAATGAACGCGGGAGAGATTGAGAGCATATTTGCCAAACGGGTGAGGAACAGCCTAAAAAATATTCCATCACCACGTCAGGACTTGACATTTCGTCAATTGAATATATATTATGATGGAAAAGGCAAAGTTCTCAACGACTATTTCTTGCTCAATCTTAAATTGCTTATTGATGACGGGAAATTTAACTACGCAGCTTATCTTCTGGCTGATGAAAATGATAATTCAGTTAAGTTTGCGAAATATGCAGACGATACTCGTGCTGATTTGATTTCAAATGAGGAATACGGATGCTGCTGTCTTGTAAAAATATTCGAACGTATAAGCGATCGGCTGATTGCTGAGAATACAACCTTCACAAAAATAACTATGAAACGCAGGCTCTCACGCAAATTGATTGATACGGCGGCCCTGCGCGAAGCTGTTCTTAATGCCTTGCTGCACAATGATTATGCTAATTTCTCTTATCCAAAAATAGAATTCTTCTCTAACCGTGTTGAAATTACTTCGATGGGAGGGTTGCCTTATGGTCTATCTGAAGAAGCGTTCTTTTCAGGAGCGTCTAATCCGCGCAATCAGGAACTTATGAGAGTTTTTCGTGATTTGGGGGTCGTGGAGGAGCTCGGATCTGGTGTTCCGCGTATCCTGAAGGCTTATGGTAAAGAGGTGTTTCAAATCAACGAATCATTTATCCGAGTCACCCTTCCATTTACAAAAGATTTTGAGGCAACTGTTTTAAAGGAGAGTCCGGGGGAAGTCCCCCATAGTTGTTTAAATCTTGGGATTAATGAAAAAAAGATTCTTGCGTTAATTTCTGGAAATCCAAACATTACAGCTCAGGAATTATCTCGTGACATCGGGATCTCAGAGAGAAGTGTGCGATATATCCTTGCAAATTTGAAACAGAAGAATATTATTCATAGAAAAGGCTCAGATAGAACAGGCTCATGGGAAATACTGAACTGA
- a CDS encoding AMP phosphorylase, which produces MNLILDMIDISTPVILLNDTDARQIGVLEGDRVTITRIKTKHTIAAPVSITKTLTSQGTATISLGTNENLAAEKGDEIEIRAAPRPASIAFIRKKMDGGKFTREETATIISDMSSNVLSPSEITAYITAAYINGLDMDEVEFLTREMVASGEQITFSKKPVVDKHSIGGVPGNKITLLVVPVIAASGLLIPKTSSRAITGAGGTADLMEALAPVAFSAAEIKTMTEKAGGVIVWGGATNIAPADDMIVTYEYPLKIDARGQMLASIMAKKMAVGSDTCVIDIPIGPGTKIPDEAEGRVLANELITLGNRLGIRVECAVTFGGSPIGRNIGVNLEVSEALSLLEGKRGANSLVQKSVAIAGIALEMTGKTGADSGAEAAYDIIKKGKALKKMLDIIEIQGGDPKVKSTDFPVGEHTFVVPAASDGYVVSVKNQALISIARAAGSPVDHGAGLHLHKKPGEYVKRGEPLLTIYAERGWRLTRAIEEARTSYPVLVEGMLLERISSNR; this is translated from the coding sequence ATGAACCTTATTCTTGATATGATCGACATCTCTACACCCGTTATTCTTCTTAACGACACCGATGCCCGACAGATAGGCGTACTTGAAGGCGATCGTGTCACCATTACCCGGATAAAAACAAAACATACCATTGCGGCTCCAGTATCTATCACAAAAACACTCACGAGTCAGGGAACTGCCACCATCTCCCTTGGAACCAATGAAAATCTTGCCGCAGAAAAAGGTGACGAAATAGAAATTCGTGCCGCTCCACGTCCGGCATCAATCGCCTTCATCCGGAAAAAAATGGACGGAGGTAAATTTACCCGGGAAGAAACGGCCACAATCATCTCCGACATGTCATCGAACGTTCTCTCCCCCTCAGAAATCACCGCCTACATCACTGCCGCCTACATCAACGGACTCGACATGGATGAAGTAGAATTCCTCACCCGGGAAATGGTTGCCTCAGGAGAGCAGATCACCTTCTCGAAAAAACCCGTCGTTGACAAACACTCGATAGGAGGCGTTCCCGGAAACAAAATCACACTCCTTGTCGTCCCTGTGATCGCCGCATCCGGTCTTCTCATTCCAAAAACCAGCTCGCGGGCAATCACCGGAGCGGGAGGAACGGCTGATCTTATGGAAGCCCTTGCTCCCGTTGCCTTCTCGGCTGCTGAAATCAAAACCATGACCGAAAAGGCCGGTGGCGTTATCGTTTGGGGCGGTGCAACAAACATCGCCCCCGCCGACGATATGATCGTCACCTATGAGTATCCTCTGAAAATCGATGCACGAGGTCAGATGCTTGCAAGCATCATGGCAAAGAAAATGGCAGTCGGCTCCGACACCTGTGTCATCGATATTCCGATCGGTCCCGGTACAAAAATCCCCGATGAAGCAGAAGGCAGGGTACTTGCCAACGAACTCATCACCCTTGGGAATCGTCTAGGGATCAGAGTAGAATGCGCCGTCACCTTCGGCGGCTCTCCCATCGGCAGAAACATCGGCGTCAACCTCGAAGTCTCCGAAGCTCTCAGCCTCCTCGAAGGAAAACGGGGTGCCAACTCCCTTGTCCAGAAAAGCGTCGCCATTGCAGGAATCGCGCTTGAAATGACCGGTAAAACCGGGGCCGATTCGGGAGCGGAAGCTGCATATGACATCATCAAAAAAGGAAAAGCCCTCAAAAAAATGCTCGACATCATCGAGATCCAGGGAGGTGACCCCAAAGTCAAATCGACCGACTTCCCCGTTGGCGAACACACCTTTGTTGTACCTGCAGCTTCAGACGGCTACGTGGTCTCCGTTAAAAATCAGGCCCTCATCAGCATTGCCCGGGCAGCCGGATCCCCGGTAGATCACGGCGCAGGTCTCCATCTCCACAAAAAACCCGGAGAATACGTCAAACGCGGAGAGCCGCTTCTTACCATCTACGCCGAACGCGGATGGCGTCTTACCCGGGCCATCGAAGAAGCAAGAACCTCCTACCCCGTCCTTGTGGAAGGTATGCTTCTCGAACGCATCTCGAGCAACCGATGA
- a CDS encoding helix-turn-helix domain-containing protein, producing the protein MFEQRIFETDFRVALSEELDRRGLSIRQLSEQTGIPAVTLYKIASGERDPRLSTVKKIVAVFSPHHGKFIALIAAKFLLDENEGVKIEANGTAYRIKGYAANSLEDCLIVAVRARNDGAAGIICAPILASLIEKMVDVPVAILKPDMYAVLGAAESIAKRL; encoded by the coding sequence ATGTTTGAACAGAGAATATTCGAGACCGATTTTCGCGTGGCATTGTCCGAAGAGCTCGACCGCCGAGGTTTAAGCATTCGCCAGCTCTCCGAACAGACTGGTATCCCTGCGGTGACTCTGTATAAGATCGCATCCGGTGAACGCGATCCCCGTCTCTCTACCGTGAAAAAAATCGTTGCCGTTTTTTCACCTCATCATGGAAAATTCATAGCCCTGATCGCAGCAAAATTTCTCCTTGATGAGAACGAAGGGGTCAAGATCGAGGCAAACGGAACGGCGTACAGGATCAAAGGATACGCGGCAAACTCTCTCGAAGACTGCCTTATCGTTGCCGTTCGCGCAAGAAACGACGGTGCGGCCGGCATTATCTGTGCGCCGATTCTCGCCTCGCTCATTGAAAAAATGGTGGATGTTCCGGTGGCAATTTTAAAACCTGATATGTATGCCGTGCTTGGCGCAGCGGAATCAATTGCAAAACGACTCTAA
- a CDS encoding uroporphyrinogen-III synthase: MLIAITRHTGALEDAALCEKYNHKAKVVAPIKPVKNMEVIGSFVKAANDGEFDAIFFPNAFVAEKLGPCIKPELASKVRIIANGPQTAKVLHNIGLAAEMLPFFYSKDLVLYLDRWIRGKRIGIPRAGNTYPKLADDIKHAGGIPVEYRCYDVEKTDEVMDLTGVGAILFTSPMAFKLAKLPKMENIIQMAIGEVTANEMMYGGDAPAVIGDGSIEGTLKALNAYLVTESH; encoded by the coding sequence ATGTTAATCGCCATAACCCGCCATACCGGGGCTTTAGAGGACGCCGCCCTTTGTGAAAAATACAATCATAAAGCAAAGGTCGTTGCACCCATTAAACCGGTAAAAAACATGGAGGTTATCGGGAGTTTTGTTAAAGCGGCAAATGACGGGGAGTTCGATGCTATCTTTTTCCCGAATGCATTTGTCGCTGAAAAACTCGGGCCCTGCATCAAGCCGGAACTGGCATCCAAAGTCAGAATAATAGCGAACGGGCCGCAAACCGCGAAAGTACTACACAACATCGGACTCGCTGCAGAGATGCTGCCGTTTTTCTATTCGAAAGATCTGGTTCTGTATCTCGACCGGTGGATCCGCGGGAAGAGGATCGGCATTCCAAGAGCAGGGAATACCTACCCCAAACTTGCCGATGACATTAAGCATGCGGGAGGGATTCCCGTTGAATACAGATGCTATGACGTTGAGAAAACCGATGAAGTGATGGATCTTACTGGTGTTGGCGCAATATTATTCACGAGTCCAATGGCATTCAAACTGGCAAAACTTCCAAAGATGGAAAACATCATCCAAATGGCGATAGGCGAGGTAACGGCAAACGAAATGATGTACGGAGGCGATGCCCCGGCGGTGATTGGCGACGGATCGATCGAAGGAACACTCAAAGCTCTCAACGCCTATCTTGTGACGGAGAGTCACTGA
- a CDS encoding 5,10-methylenetetrahydromethanopterin reductase, with product MTYGIEFVPGNVNVKQVVNFCQLAESKDIDFAWITNHYNNRHCYPVLTAVAQATTTLKMGPGIMNAFTDTPAAMASFACTLNEISDGRATLGIGPGDLSTLPKLAIQPTKPVARLGEAIDQIRALCSGAEVKKDGKEFFDYDGAKLTGVTLPGKKGIPIYVGAQGPKVLELAGLKGDGALINASNPKDFAVAIPIIKAACDSIGKKGFDVGAYTALSIDKDEKKAKKAAKIVAAFIAAGSPEALLLRHGLDLANVAKIKDALSRFDFGAVGGLVTDKEIEAFTICGTPDTIRQKCDDLTAAGVTQIIFGSPLGPDMTTSIRLLGKIM from the coding sequence ATGACTTATGGAATTGAGTTTGTTCCAGGAAACGTCAATGTTAAACAGGTAGTTAACTTCTGCCAACTCGCAGAGAGCAAAGACATTGACTTCGCATGGATTACCAACCACTACAACAACCGCCACTGTTACCCGGTTTTAACCGCAGTAGCACAGGCAACGACCACACTTAAGATGGGTCCGGGTATCATGAATGCATTCACTGACACTCCGGCAGCAATGGCATCTTTTGCCTGCACCCTGAACGAGATTTCCGATGGACGTGCAACCCTCGGTATCGGCCCAGGTGACCTGTCCACCCTTCCAAAGCTGGCAATCCAGCCGACGAAGCCGGTTGCAAGACTCGGCGAAGCAATCGACCAGATCCGCGCACTCTGCAGCGGTGCAGAAGTCAAGAAAGACGGCAAAGAGTTCTTTGACTACGATGGTGCAAAACTCACCGGTGTTACACTCCCGGGTAAGAAAGGCATCCCAATCTATGTCGGCGCACAGGGACCCAAAGTCCTTGAGCTCGCCGGACTGAAAGGCGACGGTGCACTTATCAACGCATCCAACCCCAAAGACTTCGCAGTTGCAATCCCAATCATCAAAGCAGCATGCGACTCGATCGGTAAGAAAGGATTCGATGTTGGAGCATACACTGCACTCTCTATCGACAAAGATGAGAAGAAAGCAAAGAAGGCAGCAAAGATCGTTGCAGCATTCATCGCAGCAGGATCCCCCGAAGCACTTCTTCTCCGCCACGGTCTCGACCTCGCAAACGTAGCAAAGATTAAGGACGCACTGTCCCGCTTTGACTTCGGTGCAGTCGGCGGACTTGTAACCGACAAAGAAATTGAAGCATTCACCATCTGCGGTACCCCAGACACTATCCGCCAGAAATGTGATGACCTTACCGCCGCAGGCGTTACTCAGATCATCTTCGGTTCCCCGCTCGGACCCGACATGACGACCTCGATCCGCCTCCTTGGCAAGATTATGTAA
- a CDS encoding tubulin/FtsZ family protein, with protein sequence MRALLIGVGGAGCRIVETLSRHDAKSGVKSVRSYVFDADRDLISRLSGIPAANRMVLTPSDPVKSVNDKGTDFDTGHLASCFQDAGVDEIDAIFVCAGLGGRMAELVPEFVKQVSAAFPDPVFTILTLPGRNEGIKVSAHASETLEAIREITSASLLFDNETWYTRITEDVSLAAEKDGVITKPKIEELYARLNEDLAARIGLLLRAGEFGLKGVESAEVVLDAGEILNTLTGMDLVAIGYAVEKLPTAWSSFMKRLRVEEYLLTEGHLRTSRIVELAKKAVYEEISVPCDLTSADKALILISGPSKELSMKGFQTVRKWIDRSIRGLEMRAGDYPVKSTKYVGVIIVLAGIQNVPRVAELDEIRSIYEAEQNKVYGFEEIAASPIPLLSMAKDEVIFEDDIVDLAEMPNKPDDLQNGDFMEFEDEDMFEESIVVEQASDSEDDLFEIDPVIIQTKPVRTPVAAPPKKASPKKKDPQILVGGAKKVQKIDNTIPLPKREKKDDNVLSGKANVGGSDKPKEMYGCERKPAVGTRKRPDASEAGVLEGSLSEIRGRQRPKETDGYIRMADTKRPKDTVDEKIKMSAYARPNDTDGSIRAGSSKRPKDDTAGIHLQGNKIARDVDRPIRVTSIPLPKNIDGKIEPKKKKQI encoded by the coding sequence ATGAGGGCATTACTAATAGGAGTCGGAGGTGCGGGATGCCGAATCGTTGAGACGCTATCCCGTCATGATGCAAAAAGCGGCGTGAAAAGTGTCCGTTCTTATGTTTTCGATGCCGACCGTGATCTTATTAGCCGGTTATCCGGGATTCCTGCGGCGAACCGCATGGTTTTAACTCCCAGTGATCCGGTAAAATCTGTTAATGATAAAGGAACGGATTTTGATACCGGGCACCTTGCCAGCTGTTTTCAGGATGCCGGCGTCGACGAAATCGATGCGATCTTTGTATGTGCCGGGCTCGGCGGCAGAATGGCTGAACTTGTACCAGAGTTTGTTAAACAGGTGAGTGCTGCCTTTCCCGATCCTGTTTTCACGATACTGACATTGCCCGGCAGAAATGAAGGCATCAAAGTGTCCGCCCATGCTTCAGAGACGCTTGAGGCCATTAGAGAAATTACCAGTGCCTCCCTTCTTTTCGACAATGAAACATGGTATACGAGGATCACCGAGGATGTCTCTTTAGCTGCAGAAAAAGACGGGGTCATTACCAAACCAAAGATCGAAGAACTCTATGCTAGACTCAACGAAGACCTTGCTGCCAGAATCGGTCTGCTTCTCCGTGCCGGAGAGTTCGGTCTGAAAGGTGTCGAATCAGCTGAAGTTGTTCTGGATGCCGGTGAGATCCTGAATACATTAACCGGTATGGATCTTGTTGCGATCGGTTATGCGGTGGAGAAACTTCCAACTGCCTGGTCAAGTTTCATGAAAAGACTGCGGGTCGAGGAGTATCTCCTTACTGAGGGACATCTTAGAACATCCCGTATCGTGGAACTCGCAAAAAAAGCGGTCTACGAAGAAATATCCGTCCCCTGTGACCTCACCTCGGCGGACAAGGCCCTCATTCTCATATCCGGCCCCTCGAAAGAACTCTCAATGAAAGGGTTCCAGACGGTCCGCAAATGGATCGACCGAAGCATCAGGGGGCTCGAGATGCGTGCCGGTGATTATCCGGTTAAATCGACGAAGTACGTTGGGGTCATCATCGTTCTTGCCGGCATCCAAAACGTACCGCGTGTTGCAGAGCTTGATGAAATACGTTCGATCTATGAAGCCGAGCAGAATAAAGTGTATGGTTTCGAGGAGATAGCTGCCTCCCCCATCCCGCTATTATCAATGGCAAAGGATGAAGTGATTTTTGAAGATGACATAGTTGATCTGGCCGAAATGCCAAATAAGCCTGATGATTTGCAAAATGGTGATTTCATGGAATTTGAAGATGAGGATATGTTTGAAGAAAGCATAGTAGTAGAACAAGCGTCTGATTCCGAGGATGACCTTTTCGAGATCGATCCGGTCATCATCCAAACAAAACCGGTCAGAACTCCGGTTGCCGCTCCCCCTAAAAAAGCGTCTCCGAAGAAAAAGGATCCGCAGATACTTGTTGGAGGCGCCAAAAAAGTACAAAAAATCGACAACACGATCCCTCTTCCAAAACGTGAAAAGAAGGATGACAATGTTCTCTCGGGGAAAGCAAATGTCGGAGGCAGCGACAAACCCAAGGAAATGTACGGCTGTGAGAGAAAACCTGCGGTTGGAACGAGGAAAAGACCGGATGCTTCTGAGGCAGGAGTACTGGAAGGTTCACTCTCTGAAATTCGCGGTAGGCAGCGCCCAAAGGAAACCGACGGCTATATCAGAATGGCTGATACAAAACGTCCGAAGGATACTGTGGATGAAAAAATCAAGATGTCGGCATATGCACGTCCAAATGACACCGACGGGTCGATCCGGGCCGGAAGTTCAAAGAGGCCAAAGGACGATACGGCTGGAATCCATTTGCAGGGCAACAAAATCGCAAGAGATGTGGACAGGCCGATTCGTGTTACTTCTATCCCCCTTCCGAAAAATATCGACGGCAAAATAGAACCAAAGAAAAAGAAGCAGATTTAA
- a CDS encoding tripartite tricarboxylate transporter permease — protein MFGVAAGFLAGVIFGTISGFVPGIHSNTVAGILAALSIPLVMVFGVEGVCVMIVSMMIVHTFVDILPSTFLGVPDPDTVLSVLPAHNLCLLGNGPEAVRVSALGSLWGFVFCLPLFALFMIVLPSVQGYVDWGIGLVILLAAGLLIVFSKAPVWSCAVFLVSGLLGIYAMRFSYFSFGVFGIGEILLPLLTGLFGIPILLTSMKSLVKPAEQTFTGLMVSQGAILKNGIKGAIAGAIVGWLPGFSSGTANALLAVRKSSDFEKIDPREYLISTSAANTANAVLGLAALYAVGRMRSGAMITLASFDLPSIYLLVLVAGVAALAGYSVTVYSSRLSRIFMRLNQRILSKIVLLFLISITVIICGPFGILILILATLVGMIPGMINIPRIFCMGAIMLPVMLFTLGILNF, from the coding sequence ATGTTCGGGGTGGCGGCTGGATTTTTAGCGGGTGTAATCTTTGGCACCATCTCAGGATTTGTCCCGGGTATTCATTCAAATACCGTGGCGGGAATTCTTGCCGCGCTCTCAATTCCCCTCGTAATGGTGTTTGGTGTAGAGGGGGTTTGCGTGATGATCGTGTCGATGATGATCGTTCACACGTTTGTTGATATTCTTCCCTCTACGTTTCTGGGCGTTCCGGATCCGGACACTGTACTTTCAGTCCTTCCTGCACACAATCTCTGTCTTCTGGGGAACGGTCCGGAAGCAGTAAGAGTTTCTGCTCTCGGCAGTCTGTGGGGATTTGTATTTTGCCTCCCGCTGTTTGCTTTGTTTATGATCGTTCTTCCGTCGGTTCAGGGGTATGTTGACTGGGGCATTGGTCTCGTGATCCTGCTGGCAGCCGGACTTCTTATCGTTTTCAGCAAAGCTCCTGTATGGTCATGTGCGGTTTTTCTCGTGTCAGGCCTTTTAGGGATATATGCGATGCGGTTTTCGTATTTTTCCTTTGGCGTGTTTGGGATCGGTGAAATTCTTCTACCACTTCTGACAGGTCTTTTCGGCATTCCGATTCTCCTCACATCCATGAAATCTCTGGTAAAACCTGCCGAGCAGACGTTTACCGGGCTGATGGTATCTCAGGGGGCGATTCTGAAAAACGGTATCAAAGGGGCTATTGCCGGCGCTATTGTCGGGTGGCTTCCAGGTTTTTCAAGTGGCACGGCGAATGCTTTGCTTGCCGTTCGGAAAAGTTCGGATTTCGAAAAAATAGATCCACGGGAATACCTTATCTCAACATCTGCAGCGAACACGGCAAATGCCGTTTTGGGTCTTGCTGCGCTGTATGCCGTTGGAAGAATGCGTTCGGGAGCCATGATCACGCTCGCTTCGTTCGATCTGCCTTCGATCTATCTGCTGGTTCTTGTCGCAGGAGTTGCGGCATTGGCCGGTTATTCCGTAACGGTTTATTCCTCCAGACTCAGCCGGATATTTATGCGTTTAAATCAGCGGATCCTTTCCAAAATTGTTTTGCTGTTCTTAATTAGTATAACGGTAATTATCTGCGGCCCCTTTGGGATCCTGATTCTTATTCTTGCAACGCTTGTCGGCATGATTCCCGGGATGATCAATATTCCAAGGATTTTTTGTATGGGGGCTATTATGCTCCCGGTGATGCTTTTTACGCTAGGTATCTTAAATTTTTGA
- a CDS encoding winged helix-turn-helix transcriptional regulator — protein sequence MEEDTLEIPEHTTVCFCPLHGILDTISKKWALMIIAVIGNAGYAGFNELKRGLCNVSSKTLSVTLKELEEKDLIERRVMETTPPTVRYYLTVSGWELRELLIPLLTWVMKNGGHEEEGCPIHIHMGEKSVEQKKAEEFILED from the coding sequence ATGGAGGAGGATACTTTGGAGATACCGGAACACACAACCGTATGTTTCTGTCCGCTGCACGGAATTCTTGATACGATCAGTAAAAAATGGGCCCTGATGATCATTGCAGTTATAGGGAACGCAGGATATGCAGGATTTAACGAACTGAAACGCGGCCTATGCAACGTCAGTTCAAAAACGCTGTCGGTAACCCTCAAAGAACTTGAAGAAAAAGATCTTATCGAGAGAAGGGTGATGGAAACAACTCCGCCGACCGTGCGATATTATCTAACCGTATCCGGATGGGAATTACGCGAACTTCTGATCCCGCTTCTCACATGGGTTATGAAAAACGGCGGACATGAGGAGGAGGGATGCCCGATCCACATTCATATGGGTGAAAAATCGGTTGAACAAAAAAAAGCGGAAGAGTTTATTCTCGAAGACTGA